taatctccttctcttcttctttatttcatcttcttttttctttttcctctgttttcttttccttctgttATTCATTCTTCTTGCTGGTCCTCACTCCCAGCCCATGTTTCTGGGCAACGTTAGCAGCACCACAAGTGTAGGTCGATCTCTCTCTTGTGAGATTTGTTTGGGCTGAGATTTTGATCGAAGGCTCCCCTCTCTTGggcgatcaaaaccctagaagatAAGAGTTGGTAGTGCCCTCTGTTGGAAGTTTCACACTGAAACCGAAACCTGCCTCCCTGTCTTTCGCCAGGTATAATCTGACCAGATAAAACCTTTGTGCTTATCTATAATATTGAAGCTTCTTAAGTTGCATTCAAGAAGGCCTTGAGTTGAGATTTAAGCTCTAAAATTTGAACCTAATCTGGGTTTAGATGAAGGATCTCTGCCCATCGTACTAGAAACTGGTTTCCGCCTTTGGTTAGTATcgtgagaaggaagaaggtgatttctttttttttattcttaagtgacttaattttctatatttataGTTAACCCCCTCCTTTTCCTAAATTTGTGTTATGTTATTCCCCTCATCTTTTGTAATTCcagaatacccctccctttTTAATTTCTATCTCAATTTGACCCTAtcatttattttcctctcttttaagtgctagagtgttcctaaatttacaagattgccccccaaccattaaatttgagatttttagtcactcttgtgggccctaagcgatccgattccgatCATTGGAATTCGGTTTCGCATCACCCAGAAGCTGCCAGGGGAGCTCAGAGGTCCTTCAGATGGACCGAAGAGCCTTCCATGGTACAACACCATCAAGATCAGCTAAGATATGACTGGCCCCAAGCGAATCAGTACCAAGAACTAATGGGGGAAAGCCTCAAGACCAGGACAGGGAGCAGGGAGGCCTTCAAGACCATTGCTCCATTAACTATCACAACAACAGCATATTGTATAGCCTATCAGATTACTCAAGCCTCTTAGCTTAATAACTTAATTCATACACTTCTGGGTGTTCCATTGATTATCATAAATACGGTAAATCTACATATTTGTGTGTTATAAGATCCATGAATCAGTGATCTTGGTTTAGGAACTACACTCATGCTCAACCGGTGAGCATGTGGttaatctcttttatgattcgtacttgtattctaaacactatgcAGTTGTTCATATGATTCCATGTAGTAGAATCCCTAACAAGGATAATTGTGGAAGGGTTAGAAAATGGTAGTTAGAAGAGAAATAAGGACTTGGGAGTTAGTAAAAGATTGCTGCCTCCAATACTTGGAAGTATCTCCCAAGatgatagaaaacatttttgcTCCTATCAAAATTCTTCCCACAGGTTCTGCTCCTGTTCCTTTTTTGCTTTTACTTTTGCTTCATTATAAGGAAACTCTAAACTCTAGGGATGGGAATATGATATTGGTGTTGGTTGACATGTCTAAATAGAAAATTGAACAGCCACAATTCAGTAAAAAGCAGAAGCAAGAAGAAATAGCTTAACTCTGCAGCTACAAAGCTTCATTGTCTTCAATCTTCAATCTTCAATCTTCAATCTTCAATCTTCAATCTTCAATCTTCAATCTTCAAAGTCAGTGGCACATTTGCACTCCCTGAACCATTTAACGACTGCAACTGTTCCCTAATTGGTATAAAGTAAGGGGCATTGTGAATTAGGTAACAATAACAAACAAGCTCGTACCCCTAGAATGTGAAAATGGCATCTAAACATCATTATGAAAGTAAGACCAAATCAACCTTTTTGGGTCATATCGATTCATTGGTTCTCTTTGGGTCTGAGCTCAATGCCTTGGATGATGAGACCAGACTTCCAGTTAAGAACCTTGACCTCCTTAAGACTCATCTCCACCTCCCCATCCTCACCTCTTTCATTAAAGAACTCACCCATCTCTATCTCCATCCACCCATCCCCTCTCTCCTTGGGCACTTGTACCTCTGATTGTGGATCCGccacttcttcctcttcttcctcttcttcctttgggTGCACTTGTACCTCTGATCGTGGATCCGccacttcttcctcttcttcctcttcttcctcttcttcctcttcttcctccggGTTCACCGGATTCAAAGAGACATACTTCATTTCTCCCTCTTCAGCACGACCAGTACCACTAGCCCATTTGACTGAGACTTCTACAAGTTCCTCGAATCCGTAGGCCATGTCAGTGACCTTGAGCACCAGGTATGCTCCGTACTTCGTGTTTGGGGACAGCATTCGTGTCTCTATTTTGCCACGAATTTCAAGCCAACAAACATTCAAGAGCTTAGCCACCTCTGAAAACCTGTAACATGCAAAGATGAATCATGATTCATGCGACATACTTTGAAGGAGTTCATGAGACTTTCGATtgtgatagagagagagagagagagacctggatTCAGGGAGGGGAAGCCAGTTCCAATACATTGGGGTATCACCCCAGATAATGGTAAGCTCTCTTGCTCCAATCATATAACACTTCTTCCCACTGCATTTCTCTAATGCGAAGGTCTGCAATGAGACAAAGCATTGGCGAGTAGCAAATGGGTGATTCAACAATCAAGGGTAAATATTTATCACTACCTATTCAATCTATTGAAGGAGAGTGATGCGATTTCGATTTTACCTTAGTGCCACTGTCGATGAGAAGGGGATTATCGCAGAGTTGGAGAAAGAGCTCCTTCTTAGATGAGAAAGTCGGCAGAGACGTATACACCGATGAGGAAAGAATCTGCTGGATATCGGAGGGCAAGAATGTCTCCCACACCCAGTCAGAATCGGCCGCCAATTGAAAAACTGAAGAGACAGCCGACGACCTGCACGCATCTGGAGGAGATGTGAGAGATAGAATGTTCGAAATAAAACCTTCAGGGAGGAAGTACAGATCGACGCTACTCCCTTGCTCCATTCTTGCTCTTCGCAATCTGTGTCAGTCGCTCTCTTGGGTTCTCTGAAATAGGGCTTTCACCCTTTAGCCGATGAACCCTTTCCATTATATGGAATTGGACCAAAAGGGTATGCGAACTTGTTTCCACGTTTAAGCGCTGCTATATTTTAGCCATTATTTTATGTCTGAGGTTCAATAGTAAAATCATTTCAAATGCCTCAAAATGTCACAATCATTAGATTATGAAAACGTGACAGCCTCAAACTTTCACAAATTATGAAAACATGTACAGGTGTTAACAGTTCAACATTTATAGAGAGAATTAGATAAGACTATGGACAATTAAGAATTAAAGAGGATCCAATTTCACGAAGAAAGAACATATTCCTTAATACCACTTAACTCACCAAAAGGTTCAGGATCTAACCATATTTAGGggccaaaaatttgtttttaataGGTTAGAAGAAGCAAAGTCATCAATAGATCCTTTTGTATTGTTGCCGTTTTCGAATTTATTAACTATGAGTTGAAGTCATGATGCTATGGGTTGCAAGTTGTCGGTTGGGCTGAAACTCGACTAAATGAGCTGAAGTTGGCTGGGTTGGGCTAGGATGGAGTTCACATTTGAATCAAAATTACCTGAGTTAGTTTTGATTAAAATGAAAAGGTTTTGGAGAGAGTTCACTCTCGGACACATATATTTACCGTATTGAATCCCATATTCTTCTCTTGTTTTTTAGTTTTGGCTACATGTTTGTCTCAGGTTTCTCAAGTGGGTTTATCGGAAACTAGGCATCATATTGCTTTTGTTCTTTATGTCTTTGAACAACCTATAGAGCACCGGTTGTCATTTTTGAAAGGTATTATGGCTCCTGTAACTCCATCCAAGCCGAAAGTTACGGGCCTTGGAAGTTGTATATATTTTCAGAATTAGTACTTTTAACCTGACTGTGAGGACTTTTGCAGGTCCAACCGATCAAAAAATTCTTCAGAAATTTTCTCTACATCAGACTTGATCCTTGGGCATGGATGCCTAGTGTTTCTAACATGTTGATTGTAACTAAAGGAAAATTTATTGGAGAGAGTGTATTCTCGGACGCATATATTTACCATAATGAATCTCAtattcttctcttgttctttaGTTTTGGCTAAAGGTTTGTCATAGGTTTCTCAAGTGGGTTTATTAGAAACCAGATGTCATATTGCTTCTtgatttttacatttttaaaaGGCTTCTAGAGCACAGGGTGCCATTTTTGAAATGTATTATGGCTCCTATAACTCTACCCGAGTTGAAAGTTATAGCACCTGAAAGTTTCGAGTGTGGACTTTTGCAGGTCCAACCAATCCAAAAATTCTTCAGAAACCTTCTCTACATCAGATTTGATCCTTGGCCCTGGAAGCCAGTATTTCTAAAATGTCGATTGGAACTTAAAGAAAAGTTGTTGAAGAGAGTGTATTCTCGGACGCATATATTTACTATAATGAATCTCCTattcttttattgttattttgttttggCTACAAGTTTGTCTTAGGTTTCTCGAGTGGATTTATCGAAAACTAGGCATCATATTGCTTCTTGttctttacttcttcttggGTCCCTCGTGGGAGtgtcagaaaggggggggggggggtgagaggAAGAGTGCTAAGTGATAAAAAAGATGGAACTTCCATATTTGAGATGCAGATGGAAATAATTGAAAATGGATAGATCCATCAATGACAAATAGGCATAAAGGGAAAAATGATCAAGGGTTTGGTCAATGGAGGAGCGATTAATGtcatggaaaatatattttggtaccaaaattcaattttattgGTTGTAGTTTGTAGAGAAAGTATCCAGGTATGGATTAAGACTCCTCAATCACAAAATCAAAAGGAACAACGGAAGtgtattattattttcaagGTCACAAGTGTAAGCTCTCCTTTCCATGAGTCTTTGCACCAAAGAAGATGTCACATGTGCTTATAATGTATTTGAAAGTATTATATTAGAAGTAGAATAATTACTAATACGTACACTAATAAATAATTATAGGAAAAACCTCCTATACAATAAcgaccataaccttatcccaactatagGATCAGCTACATAGAGCTgttagaaataaaagaagaaaatgttagGATTAtttaccatagaatcatatgaatgacTCCATTAGTGTTAGAATACAAAAGTCATaaatcaatcataaaagattaaccgTGGGTGTAGTCCCTAGACCAAGAACACACAAACATGTGGATTTATCTCAtatatgataatcaatgggagtagAAAAATACTTGTGTACAATTTTAGAAGTcccataagtattgatcacgAATCTCTCTCCCATGTGCTTGAGGATCAATCCCATGAATATTGTAACAAGGAATTACACAATAGAGTCCCATTCGTTAagatcttctgcaacttttcGCCCACTACTCCTGTGAGGGGAGTTCATGCTTCCAAAATCATAAATGTGTTAAAGTGATGGCTGCAGTGACCTTTAACCTCTATTTATactagaatccctaaaaccctaattcattcccacaatggattgggtAGGAGTTTTCTAATCAGAGTGAGTCTATTATTGCTTGGACCCAATatatcaatcggtatcagttaagcccatatAAAAAGAAGTGAAtataagaaaaacataaaagtCAAAGCAGCATCTCGGGAAAATCCCCTAAAAAGGGGTTGGCTACACGTGTCTTTGTCCTCGAAGCAACTCTATCTGCTGTCATACGTGGTTTGAGCAGTTGTGATTGGACCTCCTCCATATTAAAATATCTCATAATAAATTATAGgacatatatttaattaattactaTCACACTATAGTTGATCAAAATCCTTGTCCAAAGATTTTGTAGTTGTGATTGGACCAATaacattttcaaaaaatatttgataaaattaaTATGAAAAAAGAAGGCTACCACTTAGTGTATCCTATGCCCACATACATGGGAAAGTGGAACTAGACTCTGAAAAGATGGCCATGCCCAGACTTCCTCATGTGTATGTGCATAGGGTATACTAGGATGTACCGTTCTTTAactaaaatataatattaataaataatattagtTTTAAAAATCTTTGTAAACTCTTCCCTAATGAGTATAAAGTAATGGCATTGTGTATTAGGTAATGATAACAAATAGACTCATATAATGCCATCTAAACATCATCAGGAAAGTAAGAATAAATCAATCAAAGCATGCTCATATGGATTCATTGGTTCTCTTGGGCTCGAGCTTAGTGCCTTGGATGATGAGACCAGGCTTACAAGTACCACCTTTGACCTCCATGAGTCTCATCTCCACCTCTCCATCTATACTCACCTCTTTTATTGACGAACTCATCCATTGACCCTCTGCTAGGGCACTTGTCTCTCCGGTCATGGATCCAACTTTGCTTCATCCAGGATCATAGGATTCAAAGAGACAAACTTCACTTCTCCCTCTTCAGCTCCACCAGTACCACTAGCCAATTTGACTGAAACTCCTGCAAGTGGTTAGAACCCTTCTCCATTGTCTGTGAACTTGAGCACCAGGTAAGCTCTGTACTTCGGCATCATTCAAAGTCGTCGTAccttttcttgtattttcaagACTAGTAATTTTGATAGCTTAGCCAAAAAGGCCTTATCAATTTCACGTGAGACAGTGGCAAAATTCCACTCTTTCGCTCCATCAGCTTTGCACTTAAAAGCTTTAGGTTGTACATGATTTGATCATTTATAAATCAATTTCTTAcgaaagagggggagggagagctTACGCATGTCACCCATCTTATGCCCCTGCGCGTGCTCTCATTGACTCATTGACCGGCACTAATACAAGGGCTACAAGACCAAGCATTTAAATGACATATTTACCCTTATATTCACCTACAATGTGATGGACATTCATATTCAACAATCCGTTTCATTCTCATGTAGTTAATTTTTTGTACAGTGATTTCGAATGTAAGAGATCCTAATCCGATTTCTTCTGTTGCATGACTAAGTTATTGTCAACACAATGCTAATATGAAGTAGCGACGATGTGAATTAGGTTACAATCAAATAGGCAATTATCCCTAAGATGTGGAAAAATGCCATCAAACAACATTGGGTAAGTAAGATTAAATTCAAGATAGGGGGACTTTGAGCATCATAGATCCTCTCTTGAACCATGACCTTTTGCAACAAGTTCACATCATCCATCACACCTAGAGAGGATCCTTCGACTTTGAAGAAATATAGGCTGAATATAAGGTAATTACAATAAGAGTTTGGATCAGGCTCTCGTACGTGTCTGAAATCCACTCCATCTCTCAGCATGTTGTAAAAAGAGATTTAAAGTGGATTCCAAGTGTGAATCAGACACCGTACGAGAATCATGTCTGATTCGGACTCTTAAAATATTCTAGTACGGTGCCTGATTCGGACACTTAACAGTAATTGCCCCTGAAGAAATTCAGAAGATACATTTTCCTTTAtgttcaattatttttttatttagctACATTTGTCATTATAAAGCGATTAGGGTACGATCAAACAGGTTCATATCTCTAAATGGTGTTAAATGCGATCAAAATATCTTCAGGAAAGTAAGACCAAGTCAATCAAACGTGGTCATATAGATTCAATGGTTCTCTTTGGGCCTGACCTCAATGCCTTGGACGAAGATACTGGTATACCCGTTAAGAAACAGAGTCGTATCCTTCCTGACCCCTATGAGACTCATCTCCACCAACCCATCCTCGCCACTTCCATTAAAGAACTGGCCCATCTCTATCTCCCTCCAGCCATCCCTTCTCTCCTTAGGTACTTGTCCCTCCGGTTGTGGATCCACCACGTCTTCTACCGGGCGGCCGTGGCTGTGGCTGCGGCGGCTCCATGGAAACAGCCGAAATATTCCCCGGTTAACACCTCCCTTCCGTCTGTGTCTCCCTTCAGTAATCGAATACATAGGCTTCACGGGATTCAAATAGACAGACTTCACTTCTCCCTCTTCAGCATCACCAACACCAGTAGTACCACTAACCAATTTGACTGAGACTTCTGCAAGTGGCTCGAACTCGTAGCCACTGTCATTGAACTTAAGCACCAGGTAAACTCCATACGTTGTGTTTGGAGACAGCAGTCGTGTCTCCATCTTGCCACGAATTACCAGGTAATATATACACATGACTTCAACCACCGCTGGAAACCTGTAACATGCAAAGATAAATCATGATTCATCAAACCCTTCATTAACATAACTCCAACACATATTAGTAGGGGTGAAACAAAATCCCAACCCAGCCCTGGGTCTCCAAAACTCAACTCAGGCTTGACCTAATCTAATCGGTTTTGTGCTCAGGCGGCCTAATCTTATCGGGCTCAGTATTAGATCGGattgaaccgggttgaccctactttttttttttttttttttttttttttttttaaaaggtcaCTTTTAATGTTAAGCCAATACTTACCAAAGGGGTGGGGAGATGTTAAGACTATGACCTGCTATTTTCTACCCCTAATTCATANggggggggggggggaagggctACATGATTGGGTCTTTTGTTTAACACGAATTGAAGGATGAAAATTCAAAAAGGTTGAGATCAAAACACTTTCCAATTGGCTGCAACCCCTCTATGTATATAGATGAATGATTCATTCTAATTGCTTTTTTTCAAAGATCAATTAGGACCTAAAACCCCAAAGCCATTGTTATACTTTGCACTACAACCTCTGGGCTGACACCGGCCATTTGGCTTTGCCGCACAAAATGGACCAAATTAAAAACTGGTCAAACTAGGATGTCAATACTCCATCCACGAGAGGAGCTCCCAAGAACCTTTCCTACCAAATTCTTACATCTCCTTCGTCCGAAACGGGtattaacaaaaaaatcccaaatgaaaaaaaataaaaaattcaaaataaaaataagggacAAAGAAGGTGGTTGCCGGTATATGCCCCTAAGCATGCTCTCATTGACTCATTGACCGGCACTAATACAAGGGCTACAAGACCAAGCATTTAAATGACATATTTACTCTTATATTCAGCTACAATGTGGTGGACATTCATATTCAACAATCCGTTTCATTCTCATGTAGTTAATTTTTTGTACAGTGATTTCGAATGTAAGAGATCCTAATCCGATTTCTTCTGCTGCACGAGCAAGTTATTGTCAACACAATGCTAATATGAAGTAGCGACGATGTGAATTAAGTTACAATCAAATAGGCAATTATCCCTAAGATGCGGAAAAATGCCATCAAACAACATCGGGTAAGTAAGATTAAATTCAAGATAGGGGGACTTTGAGCATCGTAGATCCTGTCTTGAAACATGACCTTTTGCAACAAGTTCACATCATCCACCACACCCAGAGAGGATCTTTCGACTTTGAAGAAATATAGATTGAATATAAAGTAGTTATAATAAGAGTTTGGATCAGGCTCTTATACGTGTCTGAAATCCACTCCATCTCTCAACATGTTGTAAAAAGAGATTTAAAGTAGATTCCAAGTGTAAATCAGGCACCGTACGAGAATCGTGTCTGATTTGAACTCTTAAAATATTCTAGTACGGTGCGTGATTCGGACACTTAACAGTAATTGCCCCTGAAGAAATTCAGAAGATACATTTTCCTTTAtgttcaattatttttttatttagctACATTTGTCAGTATAGAGCGATTAGGGTACGATCAAACAGGTTCATATCTCTAAATGGTGTAAAATGCGATCAAAATATCTTCAGGAAAGTAAGACCAAGTCAATCAAACATGGTCATATAGATTCAATGGTTCTCTTTGGGCCTGACCTCAATGCCTTGGACGAAGATACTGGTATACCCGTTAAGAAACAGAGTCGTATCCTTCCTGACCCCTATGAGACTCATCTCCACCAACCCATCCTCGCCACTTCCATTAAAGAACTGGCCCATCTCTATCTCCCTCCAGCCATCCCTTCTCTCCTTAGGTACTTGTCCCTCCGGTTGTGGATCCACCACGTCTTCTACCATGCGGCCGTGGCTGCGGCGGCTCCATGGAAACAGCCGAAATATTCCCCGTTTAACACCACCCTTCCGCCTGTGTCTCCCTTCAGTAATCGAATACATAGGCTTCACGGGATTCAAATAGACAGACTTCACTTCTCCCTCTTCAGCATCACCAACACCAGTAGTACCACTAACCAATTTGACTGAGACTTCTGCAAGTGGCTCGAACTCGTAGCCACTGTCATTGAACTTAAGCACCAGGTAAACTCCATACGTTGTGTTTGGAGACAGCAGTCGTGTCTCCATCTTGCCACGAATTACCAGGTAATATATACACATGACTTCAACCACCGCTGGAAACCTGTAACATGCAAAGATAAATCATGATTCATCAAATCCTTCATTAACATAACTCCAACACATGGTAGTAGGGTTGAAACAAAATCCCAACTCAGCCCTAGGTCTCCAAAACTCAACTCAGGCTTGACCTAATCTTATCAGTTTTACGTTCAGGCCTAATCTTATCGGGCTCAGGATTAGATCAGattgaaccgggttgaccctagttggtttttt
This Macadamia integrifolia cultivar HAES 741 chromosome 10, SCU_Mint_v3, whole genome shotgun sequence DNA region includes the following protein-coding sequences:
- the LOC122091820 gene encoding F-box protein PP2-B10-like, which translates into the protein MEQGSSVDLYFLPEGFISNILSLTSPPDACRSSAVSSVFQLAADSDWVWETFLPSDIQQILSSSVYTSLPTFSSKKELFLQLCDNPLLIDSGTKTFALEKCSGKKCYMIGARELTIIWGDTPMYWNWLPLPESRFSEVAKLLNVCWLEIRGKIETRMLSPNTKYGAYLVLKVTDMAYGFEELVEVSVKWASGTGRAEEGEMKYVSLNPVNPEEEEEEEEEEEEEEEVADPRSEVQVHPKEEEEEEEEVADPQSEVQVPKERGDGWMEIEMGEFFNERGEDGEVEMSLKEVKVLNWKSGLIIQGIELRPKENQ
- the LOC122091572 gene encoding uncharacterized protein LOC122091572, giving the protein MGDLKKGRRPCRCPLPIGHQSTKFLQDLRGIIVSYLRGPKRERMRETAKSKKKKKKKGELMEQGSTFDLNVLPEECISNILSLTSPQDACRSSVVSSFLRSAADSDLVWERFLPSDIHRILSSSSSVSRSLPSFSSKKELFLHLCHNPLLIDRGTKTLSLEKHSGKKRYMIGARALFISLNGDTTHYQKWIRHPESRFPAVVEVMCIYYLVIRGKMETRLLSPNTTYGVYLVLKFNDSGYEFEPLAEVSVKLVSGTTGVGDAEEGEVKSVYLNPVKPMYSITEGRHRRKGGVKRGIFRLFPWSRRSHGRMVEDVVDPQPEGQVPKERRDGWREIEMGQFFNGSGEDGLVEMSLIGVRKDTTLFLNGFPAVVEVMCIYYLVIRGKMETRLLSPNTTYGVYLVLKFNDSGYEFEPLAEVSVKLVSGTTGVGDAEEGEVKSVYLNPVKPMYSITEGRHRRKGGVNRGIFRLFPWSRRSHSHGRPVEDVVDPQPEGQVPKERRDGWREIEMGQFFNGSGEDGLVEMSLIGVRKDTTLFLNGYTSIFVQGIEVRPKENH